One Vitis vinifera cultivar Pinot Noir 40024 chromosome 8, ASM3070453v1 genomic window carries:
- the LOC104880158 gene encoding uncharacterized protein LOC104880158, which yields MSLYLGNLSSHIRRDDLERVFWRFGRCNIQLKDGYGFAVYDFPANADKAMRAMRGKNICGERISLTWSNKQPRGFQRGARSYELQRGRISNRKLGSKSQRGYKVGVKKLDRDGYRSDAVEMLDEERSYNQDNIKDYGEENHHNAGENLSYEGGSIEPDAVDNDRWGQHVGNLSNGNGLENGMEFDRYEPYHGEDRSNEDDNIQMTYSGGSPTLRSTQEKTGREQIGDAILLPSNIPKPQLACYHCGRPGHKMRNCLQGNASQKKFSRFDLKRNDEINLRGSGGGELPRTGSKPHEKGHSGSRDTISLRWHTNDRKASGSGKYRRLIRSGSSAARKESHRTQGKEYGGKKQSRMETGTPKRHIKKARTSVSPPMPSDYTTSRSCSHSKSLKSIPGCSSPSRSRSVSSKHFLSSIPKSSSTSRNSRSGCAKSRRSSSPTSLSLSVSLGKPLLSSPNKVERKLNGSSVDVTNPESKEVLAGQGQQVEGDAGSENSKQENTMAAVENENAVSFIKMEDDMNKNQPQQRDDHGNCIPLTSNELKNPCTEKGAFTPTILSPESLRETAELQNSGAWMMEHLLAPTKKPDSEAMAGSFAGNSTCISSEEVFKILKYYGLEHSEDNKMHLPVEDYFGSARLWPWEIIYYRRLKKGPISTENYDRRIAQNREFGIVDKYIRSSSGWGELVQDNV from the coding sequence ATGTCTTTGTATCTTGGTAATCTATCATCTCACATTCGCAGAGATGATCTTGAACGTGTTTTCTGGAGGTTTGGGCGATGTAATATACAGTTGAAAGATGGATATGGCTTTGCAGTTTATGACTTCCCTGCTAATGCGGACAAAGCTATGAGAGCAATGAGAGGAAAGAACATTTGTGGGGAGCGAATATCTCTAACATGGTCGAATAAACAGCCTAGAGGTTTTCAAAGAGGTGCAAGATCATATGAGCTGCAACGTGGAAGGATTTCTAACAGAAAATTGGGTTCTAAAAGTCAACGAGGTTATAAAGTGGGTGTTAAAAAACTAGATAGGGATGGATATAGGTCTGATGCTGTTGAGATGCTTGATGAAGAGAGAAGCTACAATCAAGACAATATCAAAGATTATGGAGAAGAAAATCATCACAATGCTGGTGAAAATTTGTCGTATGAAGGTGGTAGCATAGAGCCTGATGCAGTGGACAATGATAGATGGGGTCAGCATGTTGGCAACCTGTCAAATGGCAATGGGCTTGAAAATGGAATGGAATTTGACAGGTATGAACCTTATCATGGTGAGGACAGGAGCAATGAAGATGACAATATTCAGATGACCTATTCTGGTGGCTCTCCTACTCTTAGAAGCACTCAAGAGAAAACAGGGAGAGAGCAGATTGGTGATGCAATTTTGCTCCCATCTAACATTCCAAAACCCCAACTGGCATGCTATCATTGTGGCAGACCAGGTCACAAAATGCGGAACTGTCTGCAAGGAAATGCTTCTCAGAAGAAGTTCTCCAGGTTTGATCTTAAACGAAATGATGAAATCAATCTTAGAGGTAGTGGTGGAGGTGAGCTGCCAAGGACTGGTTCCAAGCCCCATGAAAAGGGTCATTCAGGTAGTAGAGATACTATATCATTGAGGTGGCATACAAATGATAGGAAGGCATCTGGTTCAGGAAAATATCGAAGGTTGATAAGGAGTGGAAGTTCTGCTGCAAGAAAGGAAAGTCATAGGACTCAGGGAAAGGAGTATGGAGGAAAGAAGCAAAGCAGGATGGAAACAGGAACTCCAAAAAGACATATCAAGAAAGCACGAACTTCAGTTTCACCTCCTATGCCTTCCGATTATACCACATCCAGATCATGTTCTCATTCAAAATCCTTGAAATCTATACCAGGGTGTAGTTCTCCTTCTAGATCAAGATCGGTTTCTTCGAAACATTTTCTGTCTTCTATTCCAAAATCCAGTTCAACATCACGGAATTCTAGGTCTGGATGTGCTAAGTCCAGGAGGTCAAGTTCTCCTACATCCCTGTCTTTGTCTGTCTCACTTGGTAAGCCTTTGCTATCCTCTCCAAATAAGGTGGAGAGGAAGCTGAATGGCTCTTCTGTTGATGTCACTAATCCTGAATCCAAGGAGGTTTTGGCTGGGCAGGGACAACAGGTAGAAGGTGATGCAGGGTCAGAGAATTCTAAACAAGAAAATACAATGGCGGCAgtggaaaatgaaaatgcagTTTCATTCATCAAAATGGAagatgatatgaacaaaaatCAACCTCAGCAGAGGGATGATCATGGAAACTGCATCCCATTGACATCAAATGAACTGAAAAATCCATGCACTGAGAAAGGTGCTTTTACTCCTACAATTTTGTCTCCTGAGAGTCTGAGAGAAACTGCAGAACTTCAAAATTCTGGTGCCTGGATGATGGAACATCTGTTAGCACCAACCAAGAAGCCTGATTCAGAAGCTATGGCTGGTTCCTTTGCTGGTAATTCAACATGCATATCCTCGGAGGAGGTTTTCAAGATTCTGAAATACTATGGCCTGGAACACTCAGAAGACAATAAAATGCATTTACCTGTAGAGGATTACTTTGGTTCTGCTCGCCTGTGGCCTTGGGAGATCATTTATTACAGGAGGCTGAAAAAGGGTCCTATTTCCACTGAGAACTATGACAGGCGGATTGCCCAGAATAGAGAATTTGGTATTGTTGATAAGTATATCAGAAGCAGCAGTGGCTGGGGAGAATTGGTTCAAGACAACGTTTGA
- the LOC100266492 gene encoding protein GL2-INTERACTING REPRESSOR 1 isoform X1 has protein sequence MPLQLQNHHQQGHAGAAGATGGAHSIVLSTRLARLVALTVHLFHSYHFLSSSAHIQLQDPFPSTPTPTLPSPPPPALPFGWERHPLPQGKRYLGDATRMSRRNGPKLDLKLNLSPPRANRHAESPSRSATLSPTSPPSSCVSSELNQDETLRYSNSPEATSMVLVGCPRCLMYVMLSEDDPKCPKCKSTVLLDFLHDNNNATTTSSTATSTTKKTKKG, from the exons ATGCCCTTGCAGCTTCAAAACCACCACCAACAAGGCCATGCTGGTGCTGCAGGAGCTACCGGCGGTGCCCATAGTATAGTCCTCAGCACAAGGCTAGCCCGGCTAGTCGCTCTCACTGTTCATCTCTTCCATTCATACCACTTCCTCTCTTCATCCGCTCATATTCAATTACAAGACCCTTTTCCTTCTACTCCTACTCCTACTCTTCCTTCCCCTCCTCCTCCTGCTCTCCCTTTTGGTTGGGAAAGGCACCCTCTGCCTCAAG GCAAGAGGTACTTGGGAGACGCCACAAGGATGAGCCGCAGGAACGGTCCGAAACTCGACTTGAAGCTGAACCTATCGCCGCCAAGGGCCAACCGCCACGCCGAATCACCGAGCCGATCGGCGACGTTGTCACCGACATCACCGCCAAGCTCGTGCGTGTCGTCGGAGCTCAACCAGGACGAGACTCTCCGATACTCAAACAGCCCGGAAGCCACATCCATGGTGCTGGTGGGGTGCCCGCGCTGCCTCATGTATGTGATGCTTTCAGAGGATGACCCCAAATGTCCCAAATGCAAGAGCACTGTTTTGCTTGATTTCCTCCATGATAACAACAACGCCACGACCACCAGCTCCACCGCCACCAGCACCACCAAGAAGACAAAGAAGGGTTAG
- the LOC100266492 gene encoding protein GL2-INTERACTING REPRESSOR 1 isoform X2, whose translation MSRRNGPKLDLKLNLSPPRANRHAESPSRSATLSPTSPPSSCVSSELNQDETLRYSNSPEATSMVLVGCPRCLMYVMLSEDDPKCPKCKSTVLLDFLHDNNNATTTSSTATSTTKKTKKG comes from the coding sequence ATGAGCCGCAGGAACGGTCCGAAACTCGACTTGAAGCTGAACCTATCGCCGCCAAGGGCCAACCGCCACGCCGAATCACCGAGCCGATCGGCGACGTTGTCACCGACATCACCGCCAAGCTCGTGCGTGTCGTCGGAGCTCAACCAGGACGAGACTCTCCGATACTCAAACAGCCCGGAAGCCACATCCATGGTGCTGGTGGGGTGCCCGCGCTGCCTCATGTATGTGATGCTTTCAGAGGATGACCCCAAATGTCCCAAATGCAAGAGCACTGTTTTGCTTGATTTCCTCCATGATAACAACAACGCCACGACCACCAGCTCCACCGCCACCAGCACCACCAAGAAGACAAAGAAGGGTTAG